One part of the Runella rosea genome encodes these proteins:
- a CDS encoding response regulator → MIRVLIADDHVIVAESLGILIDTIDNITTVGMVKNGWEVLSFLEKNEVDVVLTDLHMPLMNGIETTIRVREKQLNTQILLLTMSEEVAVIKEALVAGVDGYIMKSAERKELERAIRTVASGQKYFSEAVVMRLAQVPNLNTTNGKDNPSEHVSLTPREIEVMRLIIQDMSNNEIAAKIFINPTTVETHRRNLMKKIGANSAIGIMRWAIKNGFEK, encoded by the coding sequence ATGATTCGCGTACTTATTGCCGACGATCACGTCATCGTAGCTGAAAGTCTCGGTATCCTGATTGATACGATAGACAATATAACTACCGTTGGTATGGTTAAAAACGGATGGGAGGTGCTTTCTTTTTTAGAAAAAAACGAGGTAGATGTTGTGTTGACCGACCTTCACATGCCATTGATGAACGGTATTGAAACCACCATTCGGGTGCGCGAGAAGCAGTTGAATACACAGATTTTGCTACTTACCATGTCGGAAGAAGTAGCAGTCATCAAAGAAGCGCTTGTGGCGGGCGTGGATGGCTATATCATGAAAAGTGCCGAACGCAAAGAACTTGAGCGAGCTATCAGGACCGTAGCCAGCGGTCAAAAGTACTTTAGCGAAGCGGTGGTCATGCGCTTGGCACAAGTACCCAACTTAAATACCACCAATGGAAAGGATAATCCAAGTGAACACGTATCACTTACACCTAGAGAGATAGAAGTGATGCGCCTGATCATCCAAGATATGAGCAACAATGAGATAGCGGCTAAGATTTTTATTAACCCTACCACAGTAGAAACGCACCGCCGCAACCTCATGAAAAAAATAGGTGCCAACTCAGCCATCGGTATTATGCGCTGGGCTATTAAAAATGGATTTGAGAAATAA
- a CDS encoding recombinase family protein, which yields MLIGYARVSTKDQNLELQWDALTKAGCEMIFQEKASGIKADRPELEKMMSQLRKGDVICIYKLDRLGRSLKNLLELVAEFEKRGVGLRSLTDSIDTTTPQGRLVLNIFASLAEFERDLIRERTKAGLEAARARGRKGGRRSGLSAEAQKKAMLAEMYYKEEKLGVDEIAKTVGISKMTLYKYLRLRGVKISAYQKGEVSK from the coding sequence ATGCTGATCGGTTACGCCAGAGTCTCCACCAAAGACCAAAATTTAGAATTACAATGGGATGCCCTCACCAAAGCGGGCTGCGAAATGATCTTTCAGGAAAAAGCCTCGGGCATCAAAGCCGACCGACCTGAGTTGGAAAAGATGATGAGTCAACTTCGGAAAGGAGATGTGATTTGTATTTACAAGCTCGACAGGTTGGGTCGCTCCCTGAAAAATCTGCTGGAGCTGGTGGCTGAATTTGAAAAACGGGGAGTGGGTCTGCGCAGCCTGACCGACTCCATTGATACCACTACGCCTCAGGGGCGATTGGTGCTCAATATTTTTGCATCATTGGCCGAGTTTGAAAGAGACCTGATTCGGGAGCGAACCAAGGCGGGATTGGAAGCTGCCCGCGCCCGGGGGCGAAAGGGCGGACGACGCAGCGGGCTATCGGCCGAAGCGCAGAAAAAAGCGATGTTGGCCGAAATGTATTACAAAGAGGAAAAATTAGGCGTGGATGAAATTGCCAAAACGGTGGGCATTTCCAAAATGACGCTGTACAAATATCTGCGACTGCGGGGCGTAAAAATCAGTGCGTATCAGAAAGGAGAAGTAAGCAAATAA
- a CDS encoding integrase core domain-containing protein, with amino-acid sequence MYDVITGHTAAADRFIAEMVQKYFKDKQVVQEFTKPATPQQNSHIESYHSIMESAVCQKFEFSNISNAKEIMNQFRDFYNRFGAPI; translated from the coding sequence ATGTACGATGTGATAACGGGGCACACCGCGGCGGCGGACCGCTTCATTGCGGAAATGGTCCAAAAGTATTTCAAAGACAAACAGGTTGTTCAGGAATTTACAAAACCTGCCACACCTCAGCAGAACAGCCATATTGAATCGTATCATTCCATTATGGAAAGCGCTGTCTGTCAGAAGTTTGAGTTTAGTAATATAAGCAATGCAAAAGAAATAATGAATCAATTCCGTGATTTCTATAATCGCTTCGGCGCTCCGATTTGA
- a CDS encoding transposase, with protein MSKHRRHWSESDKKAILQYYQEHGVTSASRQFEVSTSMIYRWACDSSSASVKEVETSISSKEYHRLLRENQALKELVAEKELEIRIKDALLKKTSPLNKSG; from the coding sequence ATGAGCAAACACCGCAGACATTGGAGCGAAAGCGACAAAAAAGCCATCCTCCAGTATTATCAAGAACACGGAGTCACCTCTGCTTCCCGTCAATTTGAGGTTTCGACCTCTATGATTTACCGATGGGCCTGTGACTCCTCTTCAGCCTCAGTAAAAGAGGTTGAGACCTCTATTTCAAGCAAAGAGTATCATCGTCTTTTACGGGAGAATCAAGCACTTAAAGAACTGGTAGCCGAGAAAGAACTTGAAATTCGTATAAAAGATGCCCTGTTAAAAAAAACTTCCCCACTCAACAAGAGCGGTTGA
- a CDS encoding tetratricopeptide repeat protein — protein sequence MNTLLIITTVTVLCGIVFYVFKKLIEKFSRAYENNYTETISEYNHLKENERYGRDGSQSDMDNIINNYLNIVKTVDSNNPILINTYVSLSQAYEKQGKNQEALNAINQAINVLEKINKNNIYTMQANIYKAQFLHRISKKEEALQVWKYLLEIFPNDKDRLLKKISGDGLSIN from the coding sequence ATGAACACTTTACTTATTATAACGACTGTAACAGTGTTGTGTGGAATTGTTTTTTATGTTTTTAAGAAGCTAATAGAGAAGTTTAGCAGAGCATATGAAAACAATTACACAGAAACAATTTCAGAATATAATCATCTTAAAGAAAATGAACGATACGGACGTGATGGTTCACAAAGTGACATGGATAACATAATTAACAACTATCTTAATATCGTAAAAACTGTAGACTCTAACAACCCTATTTTAATTAATACATACGTTTCTCTGTCTCAAGCCTATGAGAAACAGGGTAAAAATCAAGAAGCGTTAAATGCAATTAATCAAGCTATAAATGTTTTGGAAAAGATAAACAAAAATAATATATACACTATGCAAGCTAACATATATAAAGCACAATTCTTACATAGAATAAGTAAGAAAGAAGAGGCTCTACAGGTTTGGAAATATCTACTTGAAATATTTCCAAATGATAAAGATAGATTATTAAAGAAAATATCAGGTGACGGTTTATCAATTAATTAA
- a CDS encoding response regulator transcription factor, producing MKVLLIDEEIWLADAIFDRLVYEHGEGSYDYADNGADGLAKLRTTKFDVVILDMMLPLGGDLKLPNNEPDLMYGVFILRLIRQLFDNNTLPIICYTVIESPKVQKQIDSYKATYVCKLTETSFDDLFKSINAVLI from the coding sequence ATGAAAGTACTTCTTATAGACGAGGAAATTTGGCTGGCTGATGCTATCTTTGATAGATTGGTTTATGAACACGGAGAAGGTAGTTACGATTATGCAGACAACGGAGCAGACGGTTTGGCTAAGTTGCGTACGACTAAATTTGACGTAGTCATACTAGACATGATGTTACCACTGGGAGGTGATCTGAAGCTTCCTAATAACGAACCTGACCTAATGTATGGCGTTTTTATTTTGAGACTAATAAGGCAATTGTTTGACAATAATACATTACCGATAATCTGTTACACAGTTATTGAAAGTCCTAAAGTTCAAAAACAGATAGACTCTTATAAGGCTACTTATGTTTGTAAGCTAACGGAGACAAGTTTTGATGACTTGTTCAAATCTATCAATGCAGTTTTGATTTAA
- a CDS encoding sensor histidine kinase — protein sequence MPDFTDNYLKQLEKNAMIYVVVVPIPFVEKDSFIIFTNTKNRDFTFADIEMILLSVKRIGLELKHFEDEKKIKEQEHAFALAEGMRTVVHQVGAPLAAIHNQLDNLAKGRIPQELISKRSVAIGHQIAYSKRQLTSFQRILELDVKPIIPVIAPIENFTSYLIYKSMAFRAMAESKGIHIRVKNNVSNEKFDNFYTDEKLLDEVLTCLLDNAVKYSFKSTDLARNKIKFDPSYYGSDGNILIDPNNNFSELTFSVTNWGCQILEDEKTKIFQRHFRGSYANEFSPLGSGLGLYLVKKIVEALNGKIEVLTEKNKATFFVKFKK from the coding sequence TTGCCTGATTTTACAGATAATTACTTAAAACAGCTTGAAAAAAACGCAATGATATATGTTGTAGTTGTGCCAATACCTTTTGTAGAAAAAGATTCGTTTATCATATTTACTAACACAAAGAATAGAGATTTCACATTTGCAGATATCGAAATGATATTGTTATCTGTAAAAAGAATCGGTTTGGAATTAAAACATTTTGAAGATGAGAAAAAGATAAAAGAGCAGGAGCATGCTTTCGCTCTGGCTGAAGGTATGCGCACAGTAGTACATCAAGTTGGAGCACCTTTAGCAGCAATTCATAATCAACTAGATAATTTAGCAAAAGGTAGAATACCGCAAGAACTTATAAGTAAAAGATCAGTTGCGATAGGGCATCAAATTGCGTATTCAAAACGTCAGTTAACAAGTTTCCAAAGAATACTAGAACTTGATGTAAAGCCAATCATTCCTGTTATTGCGCCAATTGAAAATTTTACATCGTATTTAATTTATAAGAGCATGGCATTTCGAGCTATGGCAGAGTCAAAAGGGATACATATTCGCGTCAAAAATAACGTTTCTAATGAGAAATTCGACAATTTTTATACTGACGAGAAATTATTAGATGAAGTTTTAACATGTCTTTTAGATAATGCTGTGAAATATTCTTTTAAATCAACTGATTTAGCAAGAAATAAGATCAAATTTGATCCTTCGTATTATGGAAGTGACGGAAACATATTAATCGATCCGAATAATAATTTTTCTGAACTCACTTTTTCAGTTACAAATTGGGGGTGTCAAATTTTAGAAGATGAAAAGACAAAAATATTTCAGCGTCATTTTAGAGGAAGCTATGCGAACGAATTTTCTCCATTAGGTTCTGGTTTAGGATTATATTTAGTAAAAAAAATAGTTGAAGCGTTAAATGGTAAAATTGAAGTATTAACAGAAAAAAATAAAGCTACTTTTTTTGTAAAATTTAAAAAGTAG